A genomic region of Arachis stenosperma cultivar V10309 chromosome 9, arast.V10309.gnm1.PFL2, whole genome shotgun sequence contains the following coding sequences:
- the LOC130949995 gene encoding protein unc-13 homolog: MGQHSRHESYPSLSSSRVDYLHHQLSRGGDVASVISAAIATPVDDLAWPFEKLEGLSEDDVRQTSYEIFFTACRSAPGFGGKHALTFYSNYENNGAGEGGKGNQVVTKPTSRVKKMLGLKMLKRSPSRRMVAGFGVNVGGGLSTPSSPVAGGSSPSINGLLPPMRPRRPMTAAEMMRQQMRVSEHDDNKLRKTLMRTVVGQAGRRSETIIIPLELLRHLKPSEFSDSTEYHMWQRRQLKMLEAGLLLHPSLPLEKNNPFAKRFHDILISSESGPIDTGKNSDTMRTLCNSVVSLSWRSHNGTPTDVCHWADGFPFNIQLYTALLQSVFDIRDDTLVLDEVDELLELMKKTWSVFGITFPIHNVCFTWVLFYQYVLTGQIEPDLLTASHIMLKEVANDVKKEKDAIFVKILSSVVRSMLDWSEKRLLNYHEYFMRGNANQIEILLPLVLTASKILGEDLTITNGEGGQNGDIAIFKAPHERVENYIRSSMTYAFDKTFEAVNAKSAEFERKKELSEVLLELAQETEGLVMKERQNFTPMFKKWHSTAGAVAAMALHNCYRQMLRQYINELTSLTSESVQVLHRAAKLEKAIVQTVVEDATESEDGGKTVVREMIPYDVDSVILTRLGKWIYDSLQKAREYLQKAKETETWNPKSKTEPYAQSAVELIQMTTTTVEEFFKVPIPITEELVRALADGLGSLFQEYMMFVAACGSKQSYIPVLPPLTRCSQNSKFLKLWKKAAPCGAGHKDLYNVNKAHEGQNPRPSTSRGTQRLYVRLNTLHYLLTQIHYLDTLLATNPGVVPSSRIRLGNSHRAQNNGSVYFDSIKKSILASCQHVSEVAGYRLIFLDSSSVFYDGLYSGGVTRGQIRPALRILKQNVTLMSNLLIERAQPMAMKEVMKASFDAFLMVLLAGGNTRVFHRSDHEIIKEDFDVMKRAFSTSIEGLISEHVVNGEAAVVEGVIALMSLSTEQLIEDFSIVICEGSAIGVMTNGQKLPMPPTTGKWNRSDPNTILRVLCHRDDRAANLFLKKTFQLAKRK, translated from the exons ATGGGTCAACACTCCCGCCATGAGTCCTACCCCTCCCTCTCCTCCTCTCGTGTCGACTACCTCCACCACCAACTCAGCCGCGGGGGGGATGTAGCCTCTGTCATCTCTGCTGCCATAGCCACCCCCGTCGACGATCTCGCCTGGCCGTTCGAGAAGCTCGAGGGGCTCAGCGAAGACGATGTGAGACAGACATCGTACGAGATTTTCTTCACGGCGTGCCGGTCGGCGCCGGGGTTCGGCGGCAAGCACGCCCTGACGTTCTACTCGAATTACGAGAACAATGGCGCCGGTGAAGGTGGGAAGGGGAATCAGGTGGTGACGAAGCCGACGAGCAGGGTGAAGAAGATGCTGGGATTGAAGATGCTGAAGAGGTCGCCGTCGAGGAGGATGGTGGCCGGTTTTGGTGTTAACGTCGGGGGAGGGTTGTCGACGCCGTCGTCGCCGGTGGCGGGAGGTAGTAGCCCTTCTATTAACGGTTTGCTTCCACCGATGAGGCCTCGGAGGCCGATGACGGCGGCGGAGATGATGAGGCAGCAGATGAGAGTGTCGGAGCACGATGATAATAAGCTCAGGAAAACCCTAATGAGAACCGTCGTTGGCCAA GCAGGGAGAAGATCAGAAACAATAATTATCCCTTTGGAACTCTTAAGGCACCTAAAGCCCTCAGAATTCAGTGACTCCACTGAGTACCACATGTGGCAGAGGAGGCAGCTCAAGATGCTTGAAGCAGGTCTCCTCCTCCACCCATCACTCCCTCTTGAAAAGAACAACCCATTTGCCAAGCGCTTCCACGACATCCTCATCAGCAGTGAGTCCGGGCCTATTGACACTGGCAAGAACTCAGATACCATGAGGACCCTTTGCAACTCTGTGGTTTCCCTTTCATGGAGAAGCCATAATGGAACCCCCACTGATGTTTGCCACTGGGCTGATGGATTCCCCTTCAACATCCAGCTCTACACTGCCCTCCTGCAATCGGTTTTCGATATCAGGGATGACACATTAGTCCTTGATGAGGTTGATGAGCTTCTTGAGCTGATGAAGAAGACATGGTCTGTGTTTGGGATAACATTCCCAATTCACAATGTGTGCTTCACTTGGGTGCTGTTTTATCAGTATGTTTTAACAGGGCAGATAGAGCCTGATCTTCTCACTGCCTCACATATAATGTTGAAAGAAGTAGCAAATGATGTTAAGAAGGAAAAGGATGCCATTTTTGTTAAGATATTGTCATCAGTTGTGAGATCAATGCTAGATTGGTCGGAGAAGAGGTTACTTAATTACCATGAGTATTTCATGAGAGGAAATGCTAACCAAATCGAAATCCTTCTTCCTTTGGTATTGACAGCTTCCAAGATTTTAGGTGAAGATCTGACAATCACAAATGGGGAAGGGGGACAGAATGGAGACATAGCCATATTCAAAGCGCCCCATGAGCGCGTTGAAAATTACATCCGTTCTTCCATGACATATGCATTTGACAAG ACATTTGAAGCAGTGAATGCAAAGTCTGCTGAATTTGAGAGAAAGAAAGAGTTGAGTGAAGTACTTCTTGAATTAGCTCAGGAAACTGAAGGTCTGGTGATGAAGGAAAGACAAAATTTCACTCCAATGTTTAAGAAATGGCACTCAACAGCAGGCGCAGTTGCGGCGATGGCACTGCACAACTGCTACCGGCAAATGCTGAGGCAGTACATAAATGAATTGACCTCACTGACCAGTGAGTCGGTTCAGGTATTGCATAGGGCTGCAAAGCTTGAAAAGGCTATTGTCCAAACAGTTGTTGAAGACGCTACTGAGAGTGAGGATGGTGGCAAGACAGTGGTGAGAGAGATGATTCCCTATGATGTTGATTCAGTCATATTGACTCGTCTGGGAAAATGGATATATGATTCACTGCAGAAAGCCAGAGAATATCtgcaaaaagcaaaagaaactGAA aCATGGAATCCGAAATCCAAAACGGAGCCATATGCACAATCGGCTGTGGAGCTGATTCAAATGACCACCACAACTGTGGAAGAATTCTTCAAAGTTCCAATACCAATTACTGAAGAATTAGTTCGAGCTCTTGCCGATGGATTGGGGAGCCTCTTCCAAGAGTACATGATGTTTGTTGCAGCATGTG GTTCAAAGCAGAGTTACATCCCGGTACTTCCACCACTGACAAGGTGCAGCCAGAATTCAAAATTCCTCAAACTGTGGAAGAAAGCCGCTCCATGTGGTGCTGGTCATAAAGATCTGTACAATGTTAATAAAGCACATGAAGGTCAAAATCCTCGGCCATCAACTAGCCGTGGAACGCAGCGCCTCTATGTTCGGCTCAATACCTTGCACTATCTCCTTACCCAGATCCATTATCTGGACACATTGCTTGCTACAAACCCAGGAGTTGTTCCTTCAAGCCGCATTCGTCTTGGGAATAGCCACAGGGCTCAAAACAATGGTTCTGTATACTTTGACTCAATCAAGAAGTCTATTCTAGCTTCCTGCCAGCATGTCTCGGAAGTTGCTGGATACCGTCTCATATTCCTTGACTCTAGCTCTGTATTCTATGATGGCCTGTATTCTGGGGGAGTAACCAGGGGACAGATTAGGCCTGCATTGAGAATCCTCAAGCAAAATGTGACTCTGATGTCCAATCTTCTTATAGAAAGAGCTCAACCAATGGCAATGAAGGAAGTCATGAAGGCCTCCTTTGATGCATTCCTTATGGTCTTGCTTGCTGGTGGAAACACTCGTGTGTTCCACCGGTCTGATCACGAAATCATCAAAGAGGATTTTGATGTGATGAAGCGAGCTTTCAGCACATCTATAGAAGGACTGATATCAGAACATGTGGTGAATGGAGAGGCTGCAGTGGTGGAGGGAGTCATTGCATTGATGAGCCTCAGCACTGAACAGTTGATAGAAGATTTCAGCATTGTCATTTGTGAAGGAAGTGCCATTGGTGTAATGACAAATGGACAAAAGTTACCAATGCCTCCAACTACAGGTAAATGGAATAGGTCAGACCCTAATACAATATTGAGGGTATTGTGCCACAGGGACGATAGAGCTGCAAATCTCTTCTTAAAGAAGACATTCCAATTGGCAAAGAGAAAATGA
- the LOC130949996 gene encoding uncharacterized protein LOC130949996: MPTKKITNNKDKVINEDEGQIKMPTKKSIEENHVVNMKANEHEALGGKKLTRKKVPKKNSKAEDGKANMNSNDGDGQSKKPTDKKMLMKKSNEEDGNEEEQHKIESLIPAMTLDEFFKKYGISLDENDEEYEYDYDDHNPSVGDSSDSQTVMLLSLVSIVNSTKRKKARGPTQLKHIHAMETPIELTWYNGRPIGPTKTQVQLFSRFLGTLARNSNLVTLLYTNWQAVSSETKTSMLDYAKSKYNIPSDAEPWVIDTIGESWKQFKKRIKKCHYTPYSSFREMMKNRPMTIPELHFRKLVQFWRLDISKVISDINRENRSKQKWNHRMGPVSFELVRAELRAKKEDNEDPSQAEMFVVTRTNKKGESDSGTQETIVSCLVS, from the exons ATGCCAACCAAGAAGATAACAAACAACAAGGACAAGGTGATCAATGAAGATGAGGGTCAAATCAAGATGCCAACGAAGAAATCCATAGAAGAAAATCATGTAGTCAATATGAAAGCCAATGAACATGAGGCCCTAGGTGGGAAGAAGCTGACTAGGAAGAAGGTGCCAAAGAAGAATTCAAAGGCGGAAGATGGTAAAGCCAATATGAATTCCAATGACGGTGATGGTCAAAGCAAGAAGCCGACCGATAAGAAGATGCTAATGAAGAAATCAAATGAAGAAGATGGCAACGAAGAAGAACAACACAAGATTGAGTCTCTTATCCCAGCTATGACTCTAGATGAATTCTTCAAAAAATATGGGATATCATTGGACGAAAACGATGAAGAATATGAATATGATTATGATGATCACAATCCAAGTGTTGGGGATAGTAGTGACAGTCAAACGGTAATGCTTTTGTCCCTAGTTTCAATAGTAAATA GTACTAAAAGGAAAAAAGCTCGTGGTCCCACCCAACTCAAGCATATTCATGCCATGGAGACTCCAATAGAGTTAACATGGTACAATGGCAGACCCATAGGCCCAACAAAGACACAAGTTCAACTATTTAGTCGGTTCTTGGGCACACTTGCAAGAAACTCTAATTTGGTCACCTTATTATATACTAATTGGCAAGCTGTGTCAAGTGAGACTAAAACTTCAATGTTGGATTATGCAAAG TCTAAATATAACATTCCTAGTGATGCTGAGCCTTGGGTGATAGATACCATCGGAGAGTCATGGAAGCAATTTAAGAAACGCATAAAAAAATGTCACTATACACCATACAGCTCATTCAGAGAGATGATGAAAAATCGTCCAATGACTATACCTGAACtgcattttcgaaaattagttcAATTTTGGAGGCTTGATATCAGCAAA GTTATTTCTGACATAAATCGTGAAAACAGATCCAAGCAAAAATGGAATCATCGAATGGGTCCAGTTAGTTTTGAGTTAGTACGGGCTGAATTG CGTGCAAAGAAAGAGGACAACGAAGATCCATCACAAGCTGAGATGTTTGTTGTAACTCGTACAAACAAAAAAGGAGAGTCTGATTCAGGAACACAAGAGACGATTGTGAGTTGTCTAGTTTCTTAG